The Salmo trutta chromosome 6, fSalTru1.1, whole genome shotgun sequence genome has a window encoding:
- the LOC115196312 gene encoding chromosome alignment-maintaining phosphoprotein 1 isoform X1, with amino-acid sequence MDYSVIQNSREPKRELQSMEAVMEVKESETAMMGFKESTEATMGVKESISAAMDVKESMSAMMEVNESESKEAVVDIRESQGAVMELKRPSSSSGGQGRDRDRESDSYLQHLQCPHCLLQCKSHCSYLIHIAKIHPSRLDDTPVGRLGNAIFYQRTARLFHCSVCFHTAREFPRLYDHLLTCHCLSGKGQGEGGEEGGEEGEGDERRGEGGEEQEGVSVDVLSKDSSHPPSEPKAEEEDEDKGEVKQEEEGRKRGLEEMEGGEDNEEDSRSAGSPMKRKRSSTAGSEEDDHDEEEEEELQTNNNKKSDKHKKQEEAFLTKYIQRQGGRYNCRLCGKRSKMKGHAIYHVSYKHDVPKPYCCKECSKAFILEYSLLNHIYHNHRQGMYRCLFCPFSSDVVWGIKRHGNRCNARSGEGEEGEGSNGEE; translated from the exons ATGGATTATTCTGTTATACAGAACAGCAGGGAGCCGAAACG TGAGCTCCAGTCAATGGAAGCCGTGATGGAGGTTAAGGAGTCAGAGACGGCCATGATGGGTTTTAAAGAGTCAACGGAAGCCACAATGGGCGTTAAGGAGTCAATTTCAGCCGCAATGGACGTGAAGGAGTCCATGTCAGCCATGATGGAAGTTAATGAGTCAGAGTCAAAAGAAGCCGTTGTGGACATTAGGGAGTCACAGGGAGCTGTTATGGAGCTCAAGAGGCCGTCTTCCTCCTCTGGCGGCCAGGGGCGGGACAGAGACCGGGAGTCGGACAGCTATCTCCAGCACCTCCAGTGTCCCCACTGTCTGCTCCAGTGTAAGAGCCACTGCAGCTACCTCATCCACATCGCTAAGATCCACCCAAGCCGCCTGGATGACACGCCTGTGGGTCGCCTGGGCAACGCCATCTTCTACCAGCGCACGGCACGGCTGTTCCACTGCAGCGTGTGTTTCCACACAGCCAGGGAGTTCCCTCGCCTCTACGACCACCTGCTCACCTGCCACTGCCTCTCTGGGAAGGgccagggagaggggggagaagagggcggtgaggagggagaaggggatgagcgtaggggggaggggggagaagaacAGGAAGGTGTCAGTGTAGACGTGCTGTCAAAAGACAGTAGTCATCCTCCCAGTGAGCCCAAggcagaagaggaggatgaggacaaAGGAGAAGTGAAGCAAGAGGAGGAAGGTAGGAAAAGAGGactagaggagatggagggaggtgagGACAACGAAGAGGACTCCCGCTCAGCCGGCAGCCCCATGAAACGAAAGAGAAGCTCTACGGCAGGCAGTGAGGAAGATGATCatgatgaagaggaagaggaggagctacagaccaacaacaacaaaaaaagtgacAAACACAAAAAGCAGGAAGAGGCCTTCCTGACCAAATATATCCAGCGCCAGGGGGGTCGCTACAACTGTCGCCTGTGTGGCAAGCGCTCCAAGATGAAGGGCCATGCCATCTACCACGTGAGCTACAAGCACGACGTGCCCAAACCTTACTGCTGTAAAGAGTGTAGCAAGGCCTTCATACTAGAGTATTCACTACTCAACCATATCTACCACAACCACAGACAGGGCATGTACCGCTGCCTCTTCTGCCCCTTCAGCTCTGACGTGGTGTGGGGCATAAAACGCCATGGCAACCGCTGCAATGCCCGAAgcggggagggggaggagggggagggcagCAATGGAGAAGAGTGA
- the LOC115196312 gene encoding chromosome alignment-maintaining phosphoprotein 1 isoform X2 has product MEAVMEVKESETAMMGFKESTEATMGVKESISAAMDVKESMSAMMEVNESESKEAVVDIRESQGAVMELKRPSSSSGGQGRDRDRESDSYLQHLQCPHCLLQCKSHCSYLIHIAKIHPSRLDDTPVGRLGNAIFYQRTARLFHCSVCFHTAREFPRLYDHLLTCHCLSGKGQGEGGEEGGEEGEGDERRGEGGEEQEGVSVDVLSKDSSHPPSEPKAEEEDEDKGEVKQEEEGRKRGLEEMEGGEDNEEDSRSAGSPMKRKRSSTAGSEEDDHDEEEEEELQTNNNKKSDKHKKQEEAFLTKYIQRQGGRYNCRLCGKRSKMKGHAIYHVSYKHDVPKPYCCKECSKAFILEYSLLNHIYHNHRQGMYRCLFCPFSSDVVWGIKRHGNRCNARSGEGEEGEGSNGEE; this is encoded by the coding sequence ATGGAAGCCGTGATGGAGGTTAAGGAGTCAGAGACGGCCATGATGGGTTTTAAAGAGTCAACGGAAGCCACAATGGGCGTTAAGGAGTCAATTTCAGCCGCAATGGACGTGAAGGAGTCCATGTCAGCCATGATGGAAGTTAATGAGTCAGAGTCAAAAGAAGCCGTTGTGGACATTAGGGAGTCACAGGGAGCTGTTATGGAGCTCAAGAGGCCGTCTTCCTCCTCTGGCGGCCAGGGGCGGGACAGAGACCGGGAGTCGGACAGCTATCTCCAGCACCTCCAGTGTCCCCACTGTCTGCTCCAGTGTAAGAGCCACTGCAGCTACCTCATCCACATCGCTAAGATCCACCCAAGCCGCCTGGATGACACGCCTGTGGGTCGCCTGGGCAACGCCATCTTCTACCAGCGCACGGCACGGCTGTTCCACTGCAGCGTGTGTTTCCACACAGCCAGGGAGTTCCCTCGCCTCTACGACCACCTGCTCACCTGCCACTGCCTCTCTGGGAAGGgccagggagaggggggagaagagggcggtgaggagggagaaggggatgagcgtaggggggaggggggagaagaacAGGAAGGTGTCAGTGTAGACGTGCTGTCAAAAGACAGTAGTCATCCTCCCAGTGAGCCCAAggcagaagaggaggatgaggacaaAGGAGAAGTGAAGCAAGAGGAGGAAGGTAGGAAAAGAGGactagaggagatggagggaggtgagGACAACGAAGAGGACTCCCGCTCAGCCGGCAGCCCCATGAAACGAAAGAGAAGCTCTACGGCAGGCAGTGAGGAAGATGATCatgatgaagaggaagaggaggagctacagaccaacaacaacaaaaaaagtgacAAACACAAAAAGCAGGAAGAGGCCTTCCTGACCAAATATATCCAGCGCCAGGGGGGTCGCTACAACTGTCGCCTGTGTGGCAAGCGCTCCAAGATGAAGGGCCATGCCATCTACCACGTGAGCTACAAGCACGACGTGCCCAAACCTTACTGCTGTAAAGAGTGTAGCAAGGCCTTCATACTAGAGTATTCACTACTCAACCATATCTACCACAACCACAGACAGGGCATGTACCGCTGCCTCTTCTGCCCCTTCAGCTCTGACGTGGTGTGGGGCATAAAACGCCATGGCAACCGCTGCAATGCCCGAAgcggggagggggaggagggggagggcagCAATGGAGAAGAGTGA
- the LOC115196315 gene encoding P2Y purinoceptor 8-like, whose translation MNISVAVARGVNNATLEMLVSPVMTVAVPVIYLSVFVCSTPCNLLSLVALLNVHYKRHTPTSVFAINLSLADLLYSAFLPLQVLYHLWGNDWPWGAALCGLTTTALNCNMHCSVLTTCAIALERYCGVIRPLRTKHWRTARRAAIACVLIWAFVLITETPLLHHDLTLRVVELNITTCFDVLPRKLFLHQSVAYLYFLVVLLMFYVLPLAVLVSCYVAVARGLHRSLPTAAEGSDGKREVLSRRRAQTTVALATLCFVVCYLPTITLHGLHVVFHAQGKSLYRYYKLALSINSLNCCFDPFVYYFASREFRLALRRLLGRCVPLGVGEELGTSELVSMTGEPRESKGHYEAVVDH comes from the exons ATGAACATCTCAGTAGCGGTGGCCAGAGGGGTCAACAACGCCACCCTGGAGATGCTGGTCAGTCCTGTGATGACCGTGGCTGTGCCTGTTATTtacctgtctgtgtttgtgtgcagtACCCCCTGCAACCTGCTGTCTCTGGTAGCGCTGCTGAACGTCCATTACAAACGCCACACTCCCACGTCTGTGTTTGCCATCAACCTGTCACTGGCAGACCTGCTCTACAGCGCCTTCCTGCCCCTACAG gtgttgTACCACCTGTGGGGTAATGACTGGCCATGGGGCGCTGCCCTCTGTGGCCTCACCACCACAGCCCTCAACTGCAACATGCATTGCTCCGTCCTCACCACCTGTGCCATCGCGCTCGAGCGCTACTGCGGTGTCATACGCCCGCTACGCACCAAACACTGGCGCACCGCCCGGAGAGCCGCCATTGCCTGCGTCCTCATCTGGGCATTTGTTCTGATTACTGAGACGCCCTTGCTCCACCATGACCTCACCCTCCGGGTCGTCGAGCTAAACATCACGACCTGCTTCGACGTGCTTCCGCGTAAACTGTTCCTTCACCAATCAGTAGCCTATCTCTACTTCCTAGTGGTTCTGCTGATGTTCTACGTGTTGCCGTTAGCCGTCCTGGTCAGCTGTTACGTTGCCGTGGCGAGAGGCCTGCACAGGTCGTTGCCGACGGCAGCTGAAGGCAGTGACGGTAAGAGGGAAGTGTTGTCAAGGCGACGGGCTCAGACCACAGTCGCCTTGGCAACCCTGTGCTTTGTGGTGTGTTACCTACCAACCATCACCCTTCATGGCCTGCACGTAGTCTTCCACGCCCAGGGCAAGAGCCTGTACAGATACTATAAACTAGCGCTGAGCATCAACAGCCTCAACTGCTGCTTTGACCCGTTTGTGTACTACTTTGCGTCGAGGGAGTTCCGGCTGGCTCTGAGGAGGCTGCTGGGGCGGTGTGTCCCACTGGGAGTGGGGGAGGAGCTTGGGACCTCTGAGCTGGTGTCCATGACTGGGGAGCCTAGGGAATCTAAGGGCCACTACGAGGCCGTAGTTGATCACTAG